The Amycolatopsis sp. DG1A-15b genome window below encodes:
- a CDS encoding helix-turn-helix transcriptional regulator, which yields MATLVATPRSRALGFGIRAARKARNLGVRELARLAGVVAQDLSHWESGTRVPKIEQVASTSAPPRRSSPGSRC from the coding sequence ATGGCAACACTAGTAGCGACACCGAGGTCTCGCGCGCTGGGCTTCGGGATCCGCGCGGCGAGGAAGGCGCGCAACCTCGGCGTGCGCGAACTGGCGCGCCTGGCGGGGGTGGTGGCGCAGGATCTCTCGCACTGGGAGAGCGGGACGCGGGTGCCCAAGATCGAGCAGGTGGCGAGTACGAGCGCACCGCCTCGGCGATCTTCGCCTGGGAGCCGCTGCTGA
- a CDS encoding S53 family serine peptidase, producing the protein MRLRKLVAAAVPLPALLGLAVAVPAAAAPEPLVTLADNAAPLINSARTGDVAADRPITAALSLKLHNQQALEKFLADVQNPASPQYHRFLTPAQFNARFGPTQADVDKAVSFLGKAGLTGVEVSGNRQAITFTGSAAQLESAFRTRIGTYHDQVSGRDFFANDAVPAVPASVSDVVGGVVGLDDHAVRTHSSKPLAQPNVVKSVTPPVLKTAYGTSGLSATGSGVNVGFVEFDGYQKSNITKYDSTYGLSAGSVTTVGVSGANYDSSPGDGQIEVELDIEVVHALAAAANDYVYEAPNSSAGELAMYQKIASDAKVHVVSISWGACESAEGSSAAKSVSSAIATGTAEGISYFAAAGDDGTTDCYRQTGSTAKGVDFPASSPNVSGVGGTKLSVTSSNGYSSEVVWNDGNSGGSTGGGISTVFTAPSWQSSQSTTYRKVPDVSADASPTSGYYIYSAGSWGTVGGTSGAAPLWAAFAALQNQVHGGGLGNLNPKFYSIGNGSSYGTGFHDVTSGNNTLHGTTGFAAGTGYDQVTGWGSFKASGLSGLIG; encoded by the coding sequence ATGCGCTTGCGCAAGCTCGTCGCGGCCGCTGTGCCGCTGCCTGCGTTGCTCGGCCTCGCCGTGGCCGTCCCGGCCGCCGCCGCCCCGGAACCCCTGGTCACACTGGCCGACAACGCCGCGCCGCTGATCAACAGCGCCCGCACCGGCGACGTCGCGGCCGACCGGCCGATCACCGCCGCGCTCTCGCTGAAACTGCACAACCAGCAGGCGCTCGAAAAGTTCCTCGCCGACGTCCAAAATCCGGCTTCGCCCCAATACCACCGGTTCCTGACCCCGGCGCAGTTCAATGCCAGGTTCGGCCCGACCCAGGCGGACGTTGACAAGGCCGTCTCATTTCTCGGGAAAGCCGGGCTGACCGGGGTCGAGGTTTCCGGCAACCGGCAGGCCATCACGTTCACCGGCTCGGCGGCGCAGCTCGAGTCGGCGTTCCGGACCAGGATCGGGACCTACCACGACCAGGTTTCCGGGCGGGACTTCTTCGCCAACGACGCCGTCCCGGCCGTGCCGGCGAGCGTCTCGGACGTCGTGGGCGGGGTCGTCGGCCTCGACGACCACGCGGTGCGGACGCATTCGTCGAAGCCGCTGGCGCAGCCCAACGTCGTCAAGTCCGTCACCCCGCCGGTGCTCAAGACCGCTTACGGCACCAGTGGTCTGTCGGCGACCGGCAGCGGTGTGAACGTCGGGTTCGTCGAGTTCGACGGCTACCAGAAGTCCAACATCACCAAGTACGACAGCACGTACGGCCTTTCCGCGGGCTCGGTGACGACGGTCGGCGTCAGCGGCGCGAACTACGACTCGTCGCCGGGCGATGGCCAGATCGAGGTCGAGCTCGACATCGAGGTCGTGCACGCGCTGGCCGCGGCGGCCAACGACTACGTCTACGAGGCGCCGAACTCGAGCGCGGGCGAACTCGCGATGTACCAGAAGATCGCGTCCGACGCGAAGGTCCACGTCGTCTCGATTTCCTGGGGCGCCTGCGAATCCGCCGAAGGTTCGAGCGCGGCGAAGAGCGTCAGCAGCGCGATCGCGACCGGCACGGCGGAGGGCATTTCCTACTTCGCCGCGGCGGGCGACGACGGCACGACCGACTGCTACCGCCAGACGGGTTCGACGGCGAAGGGCGTCGACTTCCCGGCGTCGAGCCCGAACGTCTCGGGCGTCGGCGGCACGAAGCTGAGCGTGACCTCGTCCAACGGCTACAGCAGCGAAGTGGTCTGGAACGACGGCAACAGCGGCGGCTCGACCGGCGGCGGCATCTCGACGGTGTTCACGGCGCCGTCATGGCAGTCCTCGCAGAGCACGACGTACCGCAAGGTGCCGGACGTGTCGGCGGACGCCTCCCCGACGTCGGGCTACTACATCTACAGCGCGGGCAGCTGGGGAACGGTCGGCGGCACGTCGGGCGCGGCCCCGCTGTGGGCGGCCTTCGCGGCGCTGCAGAACCAGGTGCACGGCGGCGGTCTGGGCAACCTGAACCCGAAGTTCTACTCGATCGGCAACGGGTCTTCGTACGGAACCGGTTTCCACGACGTGACGTCGGGCAACAACACCCTGCACGGGACGACCGGGTTCGCCGCGGGGACGGGGTACGACCAGGTGACGGGCTGGGGTTCCTTCAAGGCGAGCGGGCTGTCCGGCCTGATCGGCTGA